From Plasmodium yoelii strain 17X genome assembly, chromosome: 7, one genomic window encodes:
- a CDS encoding PIR protein, protein MNKEVCKRFNNVWEWISDGLVVGNNTNINKNLKKYCDKGSCDDPFGKVNAGCLYLFDEFFAGFTQFNSVAKRKINIVDYILIWLGYMLNRIKNNENGTIGLFYETYINNDDKDNKYNQKIKEVTGYQTYNELIDIKEDLMSIDIKVMSKFYDAFNTLCSMYNEFDSENGDCDNYLEKAEEFVEKYDELNEDYYNGINSPYNQLLSTLSDDYYNLKSICYDFPLLPTYSRKFVIKSTLISIGFIFVAVSIFLGIAYKFSLFGFRKRSQKQCLREKIKNIKKKLIINKLF, encoded by the exons atgaataaggaagtg TGTAAAAGGTTCAATAATGTATGGGAATGGATTTCCGATGGATTGGTTGTAggaaataatacaaatattaataaaaatttgaaaaaatattgtgATAAAGGATCATGTGATGATCCTTTCGGAAAAGttaatgctggatgtttatatttgtttgatgAGTTCTTTGCGGGTTTTACCCAGTTTAATTCTGTTGCAAAAAGAAAGatcaatattgttgattACATTTTGATATGGTTAGGGTATATGTTAAACCGTATCAAAAATAATGAGAACGGCACTATAGGCCTTTTTTatgaaacatatataaataatgatgataaagaTAATAAGTATAATCAGAAAATAAAAGAGGTTACTGGTTATCAGACTTATAATGAACTTATAGATATAAAAGAAGATTTGATGAGTATTGATATTAAAGttatgtctaaattttatgatgcatttaataCATTATGTAGTATGTATAATGAATTTGATTCAGAAAATGGAGATTGCGATAATTATTTAGAAAAAGCTGAAgaatttgttgaaaaatatgatgaactTAATGAAGATTATTATAATGGTATAAACAGCCCCTATAATCAATTATTATCTACATTATCAgatgattattataatttaaaaagtaTATGTTATGATTTTCCATTACTTCCAACATATTCACGAAAATTTGTAATAAAAAGCACACTAATTTCAATTggatttatatttgttgccgtatcaattttcttgggaattgcatataag ttttcgttatttggatttcggaaacgatctcaaaagcaatgtttaagagaaaaaataaaaaatataaagaagaaactgatcattaataaattattctga